A genomic segment from Glycine soja cultivar W05 chromosome 20, ASM419377v2, whole genome shotgun sequence encodes:
- the LOC114403258 gene encoding dihydrolipoyllysine-residue acetyltransferase component 1 of pyruvate dehydrogenase complex, mitochondrial-like, whose product MALSRLRHPLFSRSLLILSSPARSLSRTSYSSIFTLGGDHHNIIRPASCSRLTGIHDRSLKSKWTDVKYFSSSDSSHEVLGMPALSPTMTQGNIAKWRKKEGEKIEVGDVLCEIETDKATLEFESLEEGFLAKILVPEGSKDVPVGQPIAITVEDENDIQNVPASAGGETRVEEKKPTREDVTDERKSESTSAIINASELPPHVLLEMPALSPTMNQGNIAKWRKQEGDKIEVGDILCEIETDKATLEFETLEEGYLAKILAPEGSKEVAVGHPIAITVEDASDIEAIMNSVSRSSTNQPKAPQRDTKSEAKAQKNNIVRISPAAKLLITEYGLDASTLNATGPYGTLLKGDVLSAIKSGKLSPKPASSKEKVSSFQSHQQVAASQESKSDLKLSDAYEDFPNSQIRKVIAKRLLDSKQNTPHLYLSSDVVLDPLLSLRKDLKEQYDVKVSVNDIIVKVVAAALRNVPEANAYWNVETGEVVLNDSIDICIAVATEKGLMTPIIKNADQKTISAISSEVKELAAKARAGKLKPHEFQGGTFSISNLGMFPVDKFCAIINPPQACILAVGRGNKVVEPVIGTDGIEKPSIATKLSLTLSADHRVFDGKVGGAFLSALQSNFSDIRRLLL is encoded by the exons ATGGCACTGTCGCGTCTTCGTCACCCTCTCTTCTCTCGCTCCCTTCTCATCCTCTCTTCTCCCGCCAGATCCCTCTCCAG AACTTCTTATTCATCTATTTTTACCCTCGGAGGCGATCATCACAATATAATAAG GCCTGCATCTTGCTCTAGGCTTACTGGAATTCATGACAGATCTTTGAAGTCAAAG TGGACTGATGTCAAATACTTTTCATCTTCAG ATTCTTCACATGAAGTCCTTGGGATGCCTGCTTTATCTCCTACAATG ACCCAAGGTAATATTGCAAaatggaggaagaaagaaggagaaaag ATAGAAGTGGGGGATGTACTATGTGAAATTGAAACTGACAAAGCTACACTAGAATTTGAAAGTCTTGAAGAGgg ATTTTTGGCTAAGATATTGGTACCTGAAGGTTCAAAGGACGTGCCTGTTGGACAACCAATTGCAATAACA GTTGAGGATGAAAATGACATCCAAAATGTTCCTGCTTCCGCTGGGGGTGAGACCAGGGTTGAAGAGAAGAAACCAACACGTGAGGATGTCACAGATGAGAGGAAATCAGAATCAACTTCTGCTATAATTAATGCATCAGAACTTCCACCTCATGTCCTTCTTGAAATGCCAGCTTTGTCACCGACAATG AACCAAGGAAACATTGCTAAATGGAGGAAACAAGAAGGAGACAAG ATTGAAGTGGGCGATATATTATGTGAGATCGAGACAGACAAAGCtacacttgaatttgaaactcTTGAAGAGGG GTACCTGGCTAAGATACTTGCTCCAGAAGGTTCAAAAGAAGTGGCAGTTGGACACCCTATTGCAATAACA GTTGAAGATGCAAGTGATATTGAAGCTATAATGAACTCTGTTAGCAGAAGTTCAACAAACCAACCGAAGGCTCCCCAACGTGACACTAAAAGCGAGGCCAAAGCTCAGAAAAACAATATAGTACGAATTAGTCCAGCTGCAAAGTTGCTAATTACAGAGTATGGATTGGATGCGTCAACATTGAATGCAACTGGTCCTTATGGCACCCTACTGAAAGGGGATGTTCTTTCTGCAATTAAGTCAGGAAAATTATCTCCAAAACCTGCTTCATCTAAAGAAAAGGTATCATCATTTCAAAGTCATCAACAAGTTGCAGCTTCCCAAGAGTCAAAATCTGACTTAAAGCTGTCAGATGCTTATGAAGATTTTCCTAATAGTCAAATTCGCAAG GTGATCGCCAAGAGATTATTGGACTCAAAACAAAATACACCACACTTGTATTTATCATCAG ATGTCGTACTGGATCCTCTTCTTTCCCTTCGAAAGGATCTTAAAG AGCAGTATGATGTTAAAGTTTCTGTGAATGACATTATTGTCAAAGTTGTAGCTGCTGCTCTCAGAAATGTACCAGAAGCAAACG CATACTGGAATGTTGAGACGGGTGAGGTGGTTTTAAATGATTCTATTGACATATGCATAGCAGTTGCCACTGAGAAG GGCTTGATGActccaataataaaaaatgctgATCAGAAGACAATATCTGCTATCTCCTCAGAG GTCAAGGAACTAGCTGCAAAGGCACGTGCTGGCAAATTGAAGCCACATGAATTCCAAGGGGGAACTTTTAG CATTTCAAACTTAGGAATGTTTCCTGTGGATAAATTTTGTGCTATTATAAACCCCCCTCAg GCTTGCATTCTTGCTGTAGGGAGAGGCAACAAAGTTGTGGAACCAGTAATTGGAACTGATG GAATTGAGAAGCCATCAATTGCCACTAAGTTGAGCTTAACATTGTCTGCTGATCATCGTGTTTTTGATGGCAAAGTTGGAG GTGCATTTCTCTCTGCTTTGCAATCAAACTTCAGTGATATAAGACGACTTCTTTTATAA